In one window of Cellulophaga sp. HaHa_2_95 DNA:
- the scpA gene encoding methylmalonyl-CoA mutase, whose translation MNRKDLQHITIDTSSLQETSTALSAFETAEGIDIESSYSKDNLKNVEHLNFAAGIPPYLRGPYSTMYVLRPWTIRQYAGFSTAEESNAFYRRNLEAGQKGLSVAFDLPTHRGYDSDHERVVGDVGKAGVAIDSVEDMKILFDGIPLDKMSVSMTMNGAVLPILAFYIVAAQEQGVSLEQLSGTIQNDILKEFMVRNTYIYPPTPSMQIIADIFEYTSQKMPKFNSISISGYHMQEAGATADIELAYTLADGLEYIRTGLKSGLKIDEFAPRLSFFWGIGMNHFMEIAKLRAGRMLWAKLVKQFDPKTDKSLALRTHCQTSGWSLTEQDPFNNVARTTIEAMAAVLGGTQSLHTNALDEAIALPTDFSARIARNTQLYIQEETKVTKTVDPWAGSYYVESLTHEIAEKAWALLEEVEELGGMTKAIEAGIPKMRIEEAAAKKQARIDSNRDKIVGVNSYRLEKEDPLHILEVDNQEVRRQQLERLAQIREDRNEATVKSALLNLTNAAIAKADGTEQTSEPDKNLLALAVEAASVRATLGEISDALEAVYNRHKAVIKTFTGVYSKEIQNNESFKKARELADVFAKQDGRRPRIMVAKMGQDGHDRGAKVVATSYADLGFDVDIGPLFQTPAEAAKQAVENDVHILGVSSLAAGHKTLVPQVLEELKKYGREDIMVVVGGVIPKQDYQFLYDAGAVAIYGPGTKISDAAIEILEILID comes from the coding sequence ATGAATAGAAAAGACCTTCAACATATTACAATAGACACTTCTTCTCTGCAGGAAACGAGTACTGCACTGAGTGCATTTGAAACTGCGGAAGGTATTGATATTGAATCTTCCTACTCAAAAGACAATCTCAAAAATGTAGAACATTTAAATTTCGCAGCTGGTATTCCTCCTTATTTAAGAGGTCCGTATTCTACCATGTACGTCCTTAGACCATGGACTATCCGGCAATATGCAGGGTTTTCTACTGCCGAAGAAAGTAATGCCTTTTACAGACGTAATTTAGAAGCGGGCCAGAAAGGGCTTTCTGTGGCTTTTGATTTACCCACCCACAGAGGCTATGACAGTGATCATGAGCGCGTAGTGGGTGATGTTGGAAAAGCAGGTGTTGCCATTGATTCTGTAGAAGACATGAAAATTTTATTTGATGGAATCCCATTAGATAAAATGTCGGTTTCCATGACTATGAATGGTGCTGTTTTACCTATTCTAGCATTCTATATTGTGGCTGCACAAGAACAAGGTGTTTCTCTAGAACAATTATCAGGAACCATTCAGAATGATATTTTAAAGGAGTTTATGGTGCGTAATACGTACATCTACCCTCCTACACCCTCCATGCAAATTATTGCAGATATTTTCGAATATACGAGTCAGAAAATGCCAAAATTCAATAGTATTAGTATTTCTGGCTATCATATGCAAGAAGCTGGCGCCACTGCTGATATCGAATTAGCCTATACTTTGGCAGACGGATTAGAATATATTAGAACCGGATTAAAATCTGGCCTTAAAATTGATGAATTTGCCCCTCGCCTTTCGTTCTTTTGGGGAATTGGCATGAATCATTTTATGGAGATCGCGAAACTTAGAGCAGGAAGAATGCTCTGGGCAAAATTGGTAAAGCAATTTGATCCTAAAACCGATAAATCTTTAGCCTTACGCACGCATTGCCAAACCAGTGGTTGGAGTTTAACAGAGCAAGATCCTTTTAATAATGTAGCTAGAACTACTATTGAAGCTATGGCAGCAGTTTTAGGGGGTACCCAAAGCTTACACACCAATGCCTTGGATGAAGCCATAGCATTACCAACAGACTTCTCTGCAAGAATAGCAAGAAATACACAACTTTACATTCAAGAAGAAACCAAAGTAACAAAAACGGTAGACCCGTGGGCTGGTAGTTATTATGTAGAAAGCTTAACCCATGAAATTGCAGAAAAAGCATGGGCCCTTCTAGAAGAAGTTGAAGAATTAGGGGGAATGACTAAAGCTATTGAAGCCGGAATTCCGAAGATGCGTATTGAAGAAGCCGCAGCAAAGAAACAAGCAAGAATAGATAGCAATAGAGACAAAATAGTTGGTGTAAATAGTTACCGATTAGAAAAAGAAGATCCCCTACATATTTTAGAAGTCGACAATCAAGAAGTGCGTAGACAACAACTAGAACGCTTAGCACAAATTAGAGAAGACCGTAATGAAGCTACTGTAAAATCTGCGCTATTAAATTTAACTAATGCTGCTATAGCAAAGGCCGATGGTACCGAACAAACTTCAGAACCTGATAAAAATTTATTAGCTTTAGCAGTAGAAGCGGCTAGCGTACGTGCCACATTGGGAGAAATTAGTGATGCATTAGAGGCCGTTTATAATAGACATAAAGCAGTTATTAAAACATTTACAGGCGTGTATTCTAAAGAAATTCAAAATAATGAAAGCTTTAAAAAAGCTAGGGAGCTTGCGGATGTTTTTGCAAAACAGGATGGTAGAAGACCACGAATAATGGTTGCAAAAATGGGACAAGATGGTCATGACCGTGGAGCAAAAGTAGTTGCAACCAGTTATGCAGACCTTGGTTTTGATGTAGATATTGGTCCCCTATTTCAAACTCCAGCAGAAGCTGCAAAACAAGCGGTAGAAAATGATGTTCATATTTTAGGCGTGTCTTCTTTAGCTGCCGGACATAAAACGCTTGTTCCTCAAGTATTAGAGGAATTAAAAAAATACGGTCGTGAAGATATCATGGTGGTGGTTGGTGGCGTCATACCTAAACAAGATTACCAGTTCCTATATGACGCTGGTGCCGTTGCTATTTATGGACCTGGAACTAAAATAAGTGATGCCGCTATAGAAATTTTAGAAATTTTAATTGATTAG
- a CDS encoding ParA family protein: MGKIIAIANQKGGVGKTTSTVNLAAALGVLEKKVLLIDADPQANATSGLGIDVDSIEIGTYQLLEHTKTAEEIIISTTSPNVDLIPAHIDLVAIEIELVDKEEREYMMKKSILSLKEKYDYILIDCAPSLGLLTLNALTAADSVIIPIQCEYFALEGLGKLLNTIKSIQRIHNPELDIEGMLLTMYDSRLRLSNQVVEEVRKHFSEMVFDTIIQRNVRLSEAPSYGESIIKYDASSKGAVNYLSLAQEVLNKNKEKV, translated from the coding sequence ATGGGCAAGATAATAGCCATAGCAAATCAAAAAGGTGGTGTCGGCAAAACCACTTCAACCGTAAATCTAGCCGCAGCCCTAGGCGTGCTAGAGAAAAAGGTCCTTTTAATTGATGCTGATCCCCAAGCAAATGCAACATCTGGTTTAGGTATAGATGTTGACAGTATCGAAATAGGTACCTACCAATTATTAGAACATACAAAGACAGCAGAAGAAATTATCATTTCAACGACGTCTCCTAATGTTGATTTAATTCCGGCGCATATAGATTTAGTTGCGATTGAGATTGAATTGGTCGATAAGGAAGAGCGTGAATATATGATGAAAAAAAGTATATTGTCGCTTAAAGAAAAGTACGATTACATCTTAATAGATTGTGCGCCATCTTTAGGACTACTTACGTTGAATGCGTTAACCGCTGCAGATTCCGTAATCATCCCAATACAATGTGAATATTTTGCCTTAGAAGGTTTAGGTAAATTATTAAATACGATAAAAAGTATACAACGTATTCATAATCCTGAATTAGATATTGAAGGGATGTTATTAACAATGTATGATTCTCGTCTGCGTTTATCTAATCAAGTAGTAGAGGAAGTACGCAAACATTTTAGCGAAATGGTTTTTGATACCATTATCCAGCGTAATGTGAGATTGAGTGAAGCTCCAAGTTATGGAGAAAGTATTATAAAATATGATGCTTCTAGTAAAGGTGCCGTTAATTATTTAAGTTTAGCACAAGAAGTATTAAATAAAAACAAGGAGAAAGTATAA